Within Acinetobacter sp. LoGeW2-3, the genomic segment GATAATAGTCTATTTTCAGACCATTATGCACGTTCTAAATAGTCACCAGTACGGGTGTCTACACGAACGCTTTCGTCTTGTTGAACGAACAATGGAACACGTACTACAGCACCTGTTTCAAGTTTCGCTGGCTTACCGCCACCGCCAGAAGTATCACCACGAACGCCTGGATCAGTTTCAACGATTTTAAGTACAACGAAGTTTGGTGCACTTACTGACAGTGGAACACCATTCCAAAGCATGATAGTACATTTTTCGTTAGAATCATCTTTTAACCATTTTGCAGCATCGCCCATAGCTACTTTGTCAGCAGCGATCTGTTCAAATGTTACAGGATCCATGAAGTTCCACATTTCACCGTCGTTGTATAAGTAGTCCATTTCTACTTCTACGATGTCAGCAGCTTCTAGTGAGTCACCAGATTTAAATGTTTTTTCTAACACTTTACCTGATTTAAGGTTACGTAATTTTACGCGGTTGAAGGCTTGGCCTTTACCTGGTTTTACGTATTCGTTTTCCATGATTGAACATGGGTTACCATCAAGCATAACCTTAAGGCCTGACTTGAAATCATTCGTAGAATAATAGGCCATGACTGGCGCACTCCAAACTTACTAACTTTAATCTGTTGATGCTATGGGCTGTTGCAATGTCATTTAGCAAGTCTGACACGAACATGTTTTGCCACATGCACATTCATTTGATGTTGCGTATTCTAAATGACCAATACACCATGCCGCAACGAAAAATTCCTATTTAACAGACCTTCACTGACTAAGTTACAGTCAGACATACTGATGAATAGACTATTCGGTCTGTGCCACATGTCGATTGTTAAAGCAGAACCTTGCATAATCTGCTCAACTGATACGTTAAACTTTATCCAATACAGGGACATTCATACTATATACAAACTGTTAAACTAATTGCTTCAGCGTCATCGCTTCCACTTTTACTTTTATTCTTCCCTCATGACAGACTTTCTCTATCAGGAACAAAACTGGCAATCGCAACTGAGTGACTTGATCACGAATCCGCAGGAATTGTTAGAGCAACTGCAACTTTCACCAGAGCAGCTGCTTTCCGGTGCAATTCTGGCTTCTCAACAATTCAAGTTACGGGTGCCACGCGCCTTTATTGCCAAAATGCAGGTTGGTAATCCGTTTGACCCCCTGCTACTACAAGTGCTACCCCATCATCTGGAACTGGAAGAGCATCCTGATTTTGTCACTGATCCATTAGGCGAAGAAGAAGCGAATCAACAGCCAGGTGTGCTACATAAATATAAGTCACGTTTTCTGCTAACCCTGACCGGAGCCTGTGCGGTACATTGCCGATATTGCTTTAGACGTCACTTTCCTTATCAAGAAAATTTACCCAAGAATGAAGACTGGGAAAATATTAAAAGTTATCTGCAAAGCCAGCCCGATATTAATGAAGTAATCCTGAGCGGTGGTGATCCACTAACACTTTCTAATAGGAAATTGAAGCTCTGGATTGAACGTTTAGAATCTTTGCCACAGCTTAAATTCTTAAGAATCCATTCAAGAGTTCCTATTGTCATCCCAAACCGAATCGATGACGAGCTGACAAGCGTGTTAAAAAACAGTAGGCTACGTATTATTCTGGTGGTACACTCAAATCATGCATCTGAGCTGGATGATTATACCTGTAGCAAATTGAATCAGTTGGTTCAACAACAGATCACCGTGCTCAATCAGGCAGTGTTACTCAAAGGCGTGAATGATACTGCACCGGTTTTGGTCGATTTAAGCTATCGCTTGTTCGAAGCCGGCGTGATGCCGTATTATTTACATGTACTAGATAAAGTAAAAGGGGCGCATCATTTTGATTTGTCACCTAAACATATAAACGATATTTATACTGAAGTTTTAGCGAACTTACCGGGGTATTTGGTTCCTAAACTTGTTCGGGAAATTGCGGGCGAAAAAAATAAGACACCGCTTTTTGGGGTTTCAACATTTTGAGTTAAATAATAAATGAGTAAACATACTTCAGATATTTTTCAGACGCCGACGGAACTTAAACTGGATCAACTGAGCTTTTGCCCAGCAAATGTTAAATCCTTACAGGAATGGGTTGCCGGAATTTCGATCCTGCAACTAGGAAACTCATCCAAGTCACTGTTCAGTGCCCTGCTGGAAATATCTGAACTACAGTGCGCTGAAACTCTACGTTTTGACCTGATTCAGGCACTGCATCCGACGCTTGAAAATGTACTCACCAGCCTGGAAAAGCATTTCGTCAATCAAGGCCTGATTACCACAGACCGTAATGATCAGATTATTGAACTGGCAATGTTGTTGCGTAGCCATTTTGCCAAGGCCTATATCGATATTGCCAAACGCTGTGATCATGAGTTGGAGAACAGCAGCTTTTCCCTGTTTAAAATGGGAAAAAAGAAAAGCCTGACGACGGCACGCATGATTTCGATTTATTATGCGCTGCAACAACTGAGCCTACTGCTGTATCAACAGCACATGCTTTATGGCAAGCCCGTGATGGGACAATGGTTGGCTGCACATCAGCTGCTTGAAATTGCGATGCAGAATAATTTCCATCAGACCAATATCAATCAGGTCTTGGGAACCCAGCATGAACTACAAAATATTTCACATGCGTATGCACAACTGATCCTGCTAGATATCTTTAATACTCATCAAATCCGTCCCGCAGAAATTCAGGGACTTTATCTGTGCAGTTTTGACTGGGCCAAACTGGTTCAGATTTTACCCAAAGAAACTACTTTATCCCGCTATGCGGTGGATGGCAGCAAAGACTTGCCACCGGTATATAACTCGCGTCTGAATGATCAGTTTAAGCCGAGCATTTTTATTGCCACTCAAAACCTTATGGAGCATCTGGCCGGTACACAAACCAAAAATGCCCAGTACCTGTCGCGTAATGAAAAACTGTTCCTGACCCCAGCGTTGCATTTCCATATCTATAACCTGTTAACGACCACCATGGAACGTCGTCATGAGCGTTATGAATATTCGGCACACATCAATATCTGTTTTGGTTTGTCGGTTGCACATTTCTATCTGTCTCAAGGCAAGAATTTCCATGAAACTTTAGATGTTGAAGGTGGCTATAACTTCCAGAGTGAAAGCAGCTTTGTTAGTTCATCAGAAAATACTGTTCCGGGTGCATTTAGCCATATCAAAGCGCTGGATCGTGAAGCCAAGCAGATTCATCATGCCGAAGTACTGGACATCAGCGTCAACGGTTACCGGATCAAATGGACAGGTTATACCCCATCTAACTTAAAAACCGGCGAATTTATTCTGGTTCAGGAAAATGCCCAAAGCCAATGGCGTGGTGGCGTAATTCGCTGGATCAAGCAATCAACAGAAAAGAGTCTGGAACTGGGATTAGAAATTCTGGCACAAGACCTGTTCCCATGTGCAGTTTATGCACGGACTGACCGTAATGTGAAAAATTATCAGCCTGCACTGCTGGTACAAACCACACAATTGGATCAGATCTCGAATAGCATCATTGTGTCAGGTGTACAGATGTTTAGGGAAAAACAGACGATTCACCTGCGGGTTGATGGTCATGAACTGAAGATTTATCTGACCAAAGCGCAGTTAATCACACAAAGCTTTATTCGATTTGACTATGAATTATTGAATGATCAGGAAGAACAGATCATTAAAGGCTTTATTCACAAGCAAATGAATGAAATCAATAATCACGATTTATGGGAAGCATTGAAGTGAGAAATCCATTATTGTCTAAAAAGTTAAAACGTACGGAAACGCGTTTACTGATTATTGATGATAATCAAATTAGATTTAACCAGATTCGTGATCTTTTGACCGCAAATGAGTATCAGGTAGATGCGGTTCTGCTAGATGACTTGCAGAATTTTGAAAAGCAGCTGAATTTCAACTGGGATCTAATCATCTTTGGTCGTGCTTATGACCTGAAATATGAACAGGCACTCAGTCTGGTACGCTTGTCTAAACAGCCAAATTTACCGATTCTGTTGCTTAAACCTGAAGACTATCAGGCTGACCAATATACCGGTTATATCCAGAAAGGTGTTTATGACATTTTGAATCTGGAATATCCAGAACGTTTTTATCTAGGCCTTGTACGTGCCCTATCTTTCAGCCGCCTGACGCAGACTCAGCAGCATTTAGTGGAAGAACTGGAAACTGCGCAAACTCAGGCACAATCTCTGGTTGAGGACAGCAATAAAGCGGTAGCCACTATCCAGGAAGGTATCCACATTCAGGCCAATGAAGACTACCTGAAACTGTTTGGCCTGAATTCTGAAGATGACATTATTGGTCTGCCTTTACTGGATTTATTGCAACCGCAAGAGCTGAATGAGTTTAAAACTCGTTTTAAGAAAATTTCTCAAGGTCAGTTTGAGCTGGGTGGTTTTGAAATTCATTCCACCAATCCAAGTATTGCTGCAGCTAATCCACTTAAACTGGAGTTTTTGGCATCGACTAGTGAAGAAGATGCACTACAGCTGACAATTGATACTGCGAAAACTCAAGTCAATACGACAACTGAAAAAGTTGCAGCCAAGCCAAGTACCTTACAATTACTAAAACGTGAGCTGAGCCGTGAGCCTGCTAATGCCAATGCACTGATCACTTTCTCTTTCGCTGCTTATGAGCCTCAAATCTTAAATGGAGATTGGGCGACCTACATGGGCTATTTCCATGAAATTGAGAAATTCTTAAAAGAACAGGTTCGTGTATCGCTGTTTAAACTAGAACATGATGTTCTGGTCGGTGCTATTCAGGCAGATTCTCAAGAAATTCTGGAATCCAAACTGATTGGGCTAGCGGCACTGACCAAACCACAGCTGATTACGGTTAATCAGCAGAGCTATTCGCTGAACTTACGCATCGGTTATACCAAGCTCGACAGTGAATTACGTGATGATGCACAGCTGGATCAATATGTTGCTCGTGCCTTCTCTACGCCATTGCCACAAGCACAGCAATCTTCTACATTTGTACTAGATATCCCATCAGATATGCATGCACCTGCAGAAGCCATTCCAAGTCTGGAATTTAGCATTGCGGAATCCGCTGCACCAGTAACAGCATCTAATCAAGCCCCTGCTCCAGCTATGGCTCCTATAACACCAGCTGCGGCAGCTGCACCCATGGCGATGCCAGGTTCAATCTTGCATGCGCTGCGTGAATGTCTGGAACGCGGCGAGATTCATTTAAAATATCAACAGCTGTATGACAAAGAAGATACCAACTTATACACCTATGAGGTGACCAGCGGTTTTATCTTTGAAAACAAATGGCAGGATATTTCCAAGCTGCTGGAACTGCGTGAAGATGATGAACTTTCTATCAAACTGGATCGTTGGATTCTGGTCGAATCATGTAAGCAATTGCATAACTTTATTACCCAGTATCCTAAAGCTCGCTTAATCATCAATCTGAATCGTGCCGTGTTATTCAAGGATCGTAGCTTCCCTGAGTTTATCTCCAAACTGATTACGATTATTCGCAGTAAATTGAAGCATCCGCTGACCTTACAGTTTGCTGAAGAAGATCTGATCCTGAATCGTGAGGATGCGCAGAAATATATCCGTATTCTACGTGACCACGGCGCAGAAATTTCGATTCGTGAATTCGGCAATTCAATGTATAGCGAAACCTTGCTACGTGAAATGGATGTGAATGCTTTAACCATTCATCCTCAGCTGACAGCGCAATTAAATTCCAATACCGAAGAGTTACAGGAAAAAATTACTGGCTATCTGGAAATCAAACCAGTTTACCTCCTGCTTCGTGAATTGAATGACATGACTTCATTTGCCAATGCCTGGAATGTCGATGCACGCTTCATTCAGGGTGATTATTTCCAGAAAAAACTGGATCATTTAATTGATGTACAGGAGCACTAAGCTCCTGTACAGGACCTGAATGCTGTGAATCCACAAATTTCAGGCACAAAAAAACGGGCTTAAAGCCCGTTTTTTCATTTTGGGTATTAACGTTTAACAGAACGTGACATACCAGCAAAACGTTGTTTGAACTTGTCGATACGACCGCCAGTGTCAACGTTCTTTTGCTTACCAGTGTAGAATGGGTGACAAGCTGAACATACGTCTAGGTAAAGAGTTTCTTTACCAACAGCTGAACGAGTTTCGATTACGTTACCACATGAACAAGTAGCAACTAGTTTTTCATATTTTGGGTGAATATCGGCGCGCATGGTCGATTCTCCATAAAGATCAAGAAGGTTTTGCTGTC encodes:
- the rpmE gene encoding 50S ribosomal protein L31, which produces MRADIHPKYEKLVATCSCGNVIETRSAVGKETLYLDVCSACHPFYTGKQKNVDTGGRIDKFKQRFAGMSRSVKR
- the efp gene encoding elongation factor P, with product MAYYSTNDFKSGLKVMLDGNPCSIMENEYVKPGKGQAFNRVKLRNLKSGKVLEKTFKSGDSLEAADIVEVEMDYLYNDGEMWNFMDPVTFEQIAADKVAMGDAAKWLKDDSNEKCTIMLWNGVPLSVSAPNFVVLKIVETDPGVRGDTSGGGGKPAKLETGAVVRVPLFVQQDESVRVDTRTGDYLERA
- a CDS encoding GTPase; this translates as MSKHTSDIFQTPTELKLDQLSFCPANVKSLQEWVAGISILQLGNSSKSLFSALLEISELQCAETLRFDLIQALHPTLENVLTSLEKHFVNQGLITTDRNDQIIELAMLLRSHFAKAYIDIAKRCDHELENSSFSLFKMGKKKSLTTARMISIYYALQQLSLLLYQQHMLYGKPVMGQWLAAHQLLEIAMQNNFHQTNINQVLGTQHELQNISHAYAQLILLDIFNTHQIRPAEIQGLYLCSFDWAKLVQILPKETTLSRYAVDGSKDLPPVYNSRLNDQFKPSIFIATQNLMEHLAGTQTKNAQYLSRNEKLFLTPALHFHIYNLLTTTMERRHERYEYSAHINICFGLSVAHFYLSQGKNFHETLDVEGGYNFQSESSFVSSSENTVPGAFSHIKALDREAKQIHHAEVLDISVNGYRIKWTGYTPSNLKTGEFILVQENAQSQWRGGVIRWIKQSTEKSLELGLEILAQDLFPCAVYARTDRNVKNYQPALLVQTTQLDQISNSIIVSGVQMFREKQTIHLRVDGHELKIYLTKAQLITQSFIRFDYELLNDQEEQIIKGFIHKQMNEINNHDLWEALK
- the epmB gene encoding EF-P beta-lysylation protein EpmB — its product is MTDFLYQEQNWQSQLSDLITNPQELLEQLQLSPEQLLSGAILASQQFKLRVPRAFIAKMQVGNPFDPLLLQVLPHHLELEEHPDFVTDPLGEEEANQQPGVLHKYKSRFLLTLTGACAVHCRYCFRRHFPYQENLPKNEDWENIKSYLQSQPDINEVILSGGDPLTLSNRKLKLWIERLESLPQLKFLRIHSRVPIVIPNRIDDELTSVLKNSRLRIILVVHSNHASELDDYTCSKLNQLVQQQITVLNQAVLLKGVNDTAPVLVDLSYRLFEAGVMPYYLHVLDKVKGAHHFDLSPKHINDIYTEVLANLPGYLVPKLVREIAGEKNKTPLFGVSTF
- a CDS encoding EAL domain-containing protein, whose protein sequence is MGSIEVRNPLLSKKLKRTETRLLIIDDNQIRFNQIRDLLTANEYQVDAVLLDDLQNFEKQLNFNWDLIIFGRAYDLKYEQALSLVRLSKQPNLPILLLKPEDYQADQYTGYIQKGVYDILNLEYPERFYLGLVRALSFSRLTQTQQHLVEELETAQTQAQSLVEDSNKAVATIQEGIHIQANEDYLKLFGLNSEDDIIGLPLLDLLQPQELNEFKTRFKKISQGQFELGGFEIHSTNPSIAAANPLKLEFLASTSEEDALQLTIDTAKTQVNTTTEKVAAKPSTLQLLKRELSREPANANALITFSFAAYEPQILNGDWATYMGYFHEIEKFLKEQVRVSLFKLEHDVLVGAIQADSQEILESKLIGLAALTKPQLITVNQQSYSLNLRIGYTKLDSELRDDAQLDQYVARAFSTPLPQAQQSSTFVLDIPSDMHAPAEAIPSLEFSIAESAAPVTASNQAPAPAMAPITPAAAAAPMAMPGSILHALRECLERGEIHLKYQQLYDKEDTNLYTYEVTSGFIFENKWQDISKLLELREDDELSIKLDRWILVESCKQLHNFITQYPKARLIINLNRAVLFKDRSFPEFISKLITIIRSKLKHPLTLQFAEEDLILNREDAQKYIRILRDHGAEISIREFGNSMYSETLLREMDVNALTIHPQLTAQLNSNTEELQEKITGYLEIKPVYLLLRELNDMTSFANAWNVDARFIQGDYFQKKLDHLIDVQEH